The following proteins come from a genomic window of Ornithinimicrobium cryptoxanthini:
- a CDS encoding S1C family serine protease, with product MAEQRRDEDVERDDTSPIPLEHTSVFQTYAPPPPSGTPAQGPSAYDTPGHHSTFAALSSPGAPSGHATQTAAPSRTGGASAYRAAPPRRRPRRSGGVLVGALLLGTAGGGAMGYVAGQTAQQSQEAEPRVVAAVPAGNGPTTPVTAIAQHALPSVVFISVGTEGGEGVGSGFVIREDGYIVTNSHVVEGAVDDGTVQVTFSDGADMEAEIVGQDVEYDIAVLKVDQEGLPALAFGDSDSVLVGSSVVAVGAPLGLDNTVTSGIVSALGRPVIAGGGGSMSYINAIQTDAAINPGNSGGPLLDLNGTVIGVNSAIAQIPGEIGGQAGSIGLGFAIPSNQVEHTATQLIETGTSNHPIIGVMLDMSYSGVGAKVLEEGAGETEPVVPGGPADGAGITAGEVILAVDGEEIQHGSHLVIVLRSHAVGDQVEVLVQGADGSERTVTVTLQGSQ from the coding sequence ATGGCTGAGCAGCGGCGTGACGAGGACGTCGAGCGTGACGACACGTCCCCGATCCCGCTCGAGCACACGTCGGTCTTCCAGACCTATGCCCCACCTCCGCCGAGCGGCACGCCGGCACAGGGGCCATCGGCATACGACACCCCCGGGCACCACTCGACCTTCGCCGCACTCTCCTCACCCGGAGCCCCGTCGGGGCACGCGACCCAGACTGCCGCACCCTCTCGAACTGGGGGTGCCTCGGCCTATCGGGCGGCGCCACCTCGTCGTCGTCCGCGACGCTCGGGGGGAGTGCTGGTCGGTGCCCTGCTGCTCGGCACCGCCGGCGGAGGTGCGATGGGCTATGTCGCAGGTCAGACCGCACAGCAGAGCCAGGAAGCCGAGCCGCGCGTGGTCGCCGCCGTGCCGGCGGGGAACGGCCCGACCACCCCCGTCACCGCGATCGCCCAGCACGCCCTGCCGAGCGTCGTCTTCATCTCGGTGGGCACCGAAGGGGGCGAGGGGGTCGGGTCCGGCTTCGTCATCCGCGAGGACGGCTACATCGTCACCAACAGCCACGTCGTCGAGGGCGCCGTGGACGACGGCACCGTGCAGGTCACCTTCTCCGACGGCGCGGACATGGAGGCCGAGATCGTCGGTCAGGACGTGGAATACGACATCGCCGTCCTGAAGGTCGACCAGGAGGGGCTGCCGGCGCTGGCGTTCGGCGACTCCGACTCGGTGCTCGTCGGCTCGTCGGTGGTCGCGGTCGGTGCTCCGCTCGGGCTCGACAACACGGTGACCTCGGGCATCGTCTCCGCGCTGGGTCGTCCCGTGATCGCGGGCGGGGGTGGCTCGATGTCCTACATCAACGCTATCCAGACGGATGCCGCGATCAACCCGGGCAACTCGGGCGGCCCGCTGCTCGACCTCAACGGCACCGTCATCGGGGTCAACTCGGCCATCGCGCAGATACCCGGGGAGATAGGCGGCCAGGCGGGCAGCATCGGCCTGGGCTTCGCGATCCCGAGCAACCAGGTGGAACACACGGCCACGCAGCTGATCGAGACGGGCACGAGCAACCACCCGATCATCGGCGTGATGCTGGACATGAGCTATTCCGGGGTCGGGGCCAAGGTGCTCGAGGAGGGTGCTGGCGAGACCGAGCCGGTCGTCCCCGGCGGCCCGGCAGACGGTGCCGGGATCACGGCGGGCGAGGTGATCCTGGCGGTGGACGGCGAGGAGATCCAGCACGGGAGCCACCTGGTGATCGTCCTGCGCAGCCACGCGGTGGGTGACCAGGTCGAGGTGCTCGTCCAGGGGGCCGACGGGAGCGAGCGCACGGTCACCGTGACGCTCCAGGGCTCGCAGTGA
- a CDS encoding Sec-independent protein translocase TatB: protein MPNGGEFLLLIVLALVILGPDKLPGYAAKLAQFVRSARDMAEGAKVQIKEELGPGFEDVDWRALDPRQYDPRRIVREALATPGGAQAQAPAETESGRAANEAAIAADRDAGPALLGTRFDPALPTPWDIDAT from the coding sequence ATGCCTAACGGCGGGGAGTTCCTGCTGCTGATCGTGCTGGCCCTGGTGATCCTGGGCCCGGACAAGCTGCCGGGGTATGCCGCGAAGCTGGCTCAGTTCGTCCGCTCGGCACGGGACATGGCTGAGGGCGCCAAGGTCCAGATCAAGGAGGAGCTCGGCCCGGGCTTCGAGGACGTCGACTGGCGAGCCCTTGACCCGCGGCAGTATGACCCCCGCCGCATCGTGCGCGAGGCCCTCGCGACTCCGGGAGGGGCGCAGGCGCAGGCTCCGGCCGAGACCGAGTCGGGTCGGGCGGCGAACGAGGCCGCGATTGCCGCTGACCGGGACGCGGGGCCCGCCCTGCTGGGCACGCGGTTCGACCCGGCTCTGCCCACGCCCTGGGACATCGACGCGACCTGA
- a CDS encoding Mrp/NBP35 family ATP-binding protein gives MSAPTLDAVHAALAKVDDPEIRKPITELGMVETVDIDDNGRVDTTILLTVPGCPMKDTITKNVTAAVQSVEGVTDVRVQLGVMSDEQRGNLRSQLRGGAPEKEIPFARPDTLTRVYAVASGKGGVGKSSVTVNLAAALAVEGLRVGVVDADIYGFSVPRMLGVELPPTQVDDMILPPVQHDVKVISIGMFVPGNQPVVWRGPMLHRALQQFLSDVFWGDLDVLLLDLPPGTGDIAITVAQLLPNSELLVVTTPQKAAAEVAERAGSIALQTHQRLVGVIENMSWLELPDGTHQEIFGSGGGQAVAENLSRSIGAEVPLLGQIPLDTTVREGGDAGLPVVLGQPDSPAATALRAIARQLAHRGRGLAGRKLGITPTAR, from the coding sequence ATGTCTGCTCCCACCCTTGATGCCGTCCACGCCGCACTGGCCAAGGTCGACGACCCTGAGATCCGCAAACCGATCACCGAGCTCGGGATGGTCGAGACGGTCGACATCGACGACAACGGCCGGGTCGACACCACGATCCTGCTGACCGTGCCGGGGTGTCCGATGAAGGACACGATCACCAAGAACGTCACGGCCGCGGTCCAGTCCGTCGAGGGCGTCACCGACGTGCGCGTCCAGCTCGGGGTGATGAGTGATGAGCAGCGCGGCAACCTGCGCTCCCAGCTGCGCGGCGGCGCGCCCGAGAAGGAGATTCCCTTCGCCCGCCCCGACACGCTGACCCGCGTCTATGCCGTCGCCTCCGGCAAGGGTGGCGTCGGCAAGTCCTCCGTCACGGTCAACCTCGCCGCCGCCCTGGCTGTCGAGGGGCTGCGCGTGGGAGTGGTGGACGCCGACATCTATGGCTTCTCGGTCCCTCGCATGCTCGGCGTCGAGCTGCCGCCGACCCAGGTCGACGACATGATCCTGCCGCCGGTCCAGCACGACGTGAAGGTCATCTCGATCGGCATGTTCGTCCCCGGCAACCAGCCCGTCGTCTGGCGTGGCCCCATGCTGCACCGCGCGCTGCAGCAGTTCCTCTCCGACGTGTTCTGGGGCGACCTCGACGTGCTGCTGCTGGACCTTCCCCCGGGCACCGGTGACATCGCGATCACTGTCGCCCAGCTGCTCCCCAACTCTGAGCTCCTGGTCGTCACCACACCGCAGAAGGCCGCTGCCGAGGTCGCCGAGCGAGCCGGCTCGATCGCCCTGCAGACCCACCAGCGACTGGTCGGCGTGATCGAGAACATGTCCTGGCTGGAGCTGCCCGACGGCACGCACCAGGAGATCTTCGGCTCCGGCGGTGGCCAGGCCGTCGCCGAGAACCTGTCCCGCTCCATCGGCGCCGAGGTGCCGCTGCTGGGTCAGATCCCGCTGGACACCACCGTGCGCGAGGGCGGCGATGCGGGCCTGCCCGTCGTGCTGGGCCAGCCCGACTCCCCGGCCGCCACCGCGCTGCGAGCGATCGCCCGACAGCTGGCCCACCGCGGGCGCGGTCTGGCCGGTCGCAAGCTGGGCATCACCCCGACGGCACGCTGA
- a CDS encoding DUF1003 domain-containing protein has protein sequence MSDQTPSMPARRDRLAERAVDREVDRLRDPRADRLDQPLAAQRRLVRRPRMDPDTFGRFAEGFARFMGTARFLGYMTVFVAVWLAWNFLAPEHLRFDPYAFIFLTLMLSLQASYAAPLILLAQNRQADRDKVVIEQDRTRDERNLADTEFLTREVASLRIAMRDNATRDFVRSELRSLLDEMEERGLQVRQTRESPETAHGTE, from the coding sequence GTGTCTGACCAGACTCCGAGCATGCCGGCGCGCCGCGACCGCCTGGCCGAGCGCGCCGTCGACCGTGAGGTGGATCGCCTGAGGGACCCTCGAGCCGACCGTCTTGACCAGCCGTTGGCCGCGCAGCGCCGGCTGGTGCGGCGGCCGCGCATGGACCCCGACACCTTCGGCCGGTTCGCCGAGGGCTTCGCCCGTTTCATGGGCACCGCCCGGTTCCTCGGCTACATGACGGTGTTCGTGGCCGTCTGGCTCGCCTGGAACTTCCTGGCCCCCGAGCACCTGCGCTTCGACCCCTATGCGTTCATCTTCCTCACCCTGATGCTCAGCCTGCAGGCGTCCTACGCCGCGCCACTGATCCTGTTGGCGCAGAACAGGCAGGCAGACCGCGACAAGGTCGTGATCGAGCAGGACCGCACCCGCGACGAGCGCAACCTGGCCGACACCGAGTTCCTCACCCGCGAGGTCGCCTCACTCCGGATCGCAATGCGCGACAACGCGACCCGCGACTTCGTGCGCAGCGAGCTGCGCAGCCTGCTGGACGAGATGGAGGAGCGGGGGCTGCAGGTTCGGCAGACCAGGGAGAGCCCGGAAACGGCCCACGGCACCGAATAG
- a CDS encoding magnesium transporter MgtE N-terminal domain-containing protein has product MIGNPRVFVARLVGLSVFDPLGDEVGRVRDVVLAMSQRLRRTSGPRAIGLVVEVPGRRRVFVPMTRVTTIDAGQVITTGLVNMRRFEQRPGETSVVSELFDRRVRIRVNGELEPAVVEDVALELQPSRDWVVTRVFVRKGAPTRPRPGLRLRRPKGEAVLAPIEQVEGLHLSVGEQGAEALLESLEDRKPADLADAIHDLSPKRRAEVTSAMDDETLADVLEELPDDDRVEILTSLSTERAADVLEVMEPDDATDLLSGLPDDTVEELLQMMQPEEAAPIRRLLTYDDDTAGGMMTPEPVILGPEASIAEALAVVRREELSPAVASLVYVCRSPLETPTGRLIGIVHIQRLLRDPPHQSIGSIVDRDFEPVPADASLETVTRLMANYNMVAVPVTDDEGRLLGAVTVDDVLDHILPEDWREERHDDPSLDEPPGLRDTAQADSDEGAARV; this is encoded by the coding sequence GTGATCGGCAACCCTCGCGTCTTCGTGGCCCGCCTCGTCGGACTGAGTGTCTTCGACCCGTTGGGCGATGAGGTCGGCCGGGTGCGCGACGTGGTGCTCGCCATGTCCCAGAGGCTGCGGCGAACCAGCGGTCCACGAGCCATCGGTCTGGTGGTCGAGGTGCCGGGCCGTCGGCGGGTCTTTGTGCCGATGACCAGGGTGACCACCATCGATGCAGGTCAGGTCATCACTACGGGCCTGGTCAACATGCGCCGCTTCGAGCAGCGACCCGGCGAGACCAGCGTGGTCTCCGAGCTGTTCGACCGACGGGTCCGGATCAGGGTCAACGGCGAGCTTGAGCCCGCGGTCGTCGAGGACGTGGCCCTGGAGCTGCAGCCGAGCCGCGACTGGGTCGTCACCCGGGTCTTCGTCCGCAAGGGGGCACCGACCCGCCCGCGTCCCGGGCTGCGGCTGCGCCGCCCCAAGGGCGAGGCGGTCCTGGCACCGATCGAGCAGGTCGAGGGGTTGCACCTGTCGGTGGGCGAGCAGGGCGCCGAGGCGCTCCTGGAGAGCCTGGAGGACCGCAAGCCAGCTGACCTCGCGGACGCCATCCACGATCTCTCCCCCAAGCGGCGGGCCGAGGTCACCAGCGCGATGGACGACGAGACGCTGGCCGACGTCCTCGAGGAGCTGCCCGATGACGACCGGGTCGAGATCCTCACCAGCCTGTCGACGGAGCGGGCCGCGGACGTGCTCGAGGTGATGGAACCCGACGACGCGACCGACCTGCTGTCCGGCCTGCCCGACGACACGGTCGAGGAGCTGCTGCAGATGATGCAGCCGGAGGAGGCCGCACCAATCCGGCGACTGCTCACCTATGACGACGACACGGCCGGCGGGATGATGACCCCCGAGCCGGTGATCCTCGGGCCCGAGGCCAGCATTGCGGAGGCGCTGGCCGTCGTCCGCCGCGAGGAGCTCTCGCCCGCCGTCGCCTCGCTGGTCTATGTCTGCCGGTCGCCGCTCGAGACCCCCACCGGACGACTGATCGGGATCGTGCACATCCAACGCCTCCTGCGCGACCCTCCGCACCAGTCCATCGGCAGCATCGTCGACCGCGACTTCGAGCCGGTGCCCGCCGACGCCTCGCTGGAGACCGTGACCCGGCTGATGGCGAACTACAACATGGTGGCGGTGCCGGTGACCGACGACGAGGGCCGGCTCCTGGGAGCCGTCACCGTGGATGACGTGCTCGACCACATCCTGCCCGAGGACTGGCGCGAGGAGCGGCACGACGACCCCTCCCTGGACGAGCCCCCCGGCCTGCGAGACACTGCTCAGGCCGACAGCGACGAGGGGGCCGCCCGTGTCTGA
- a CDS encoding general stress protein — MTSIPSSGGGRRLSGLTLEYPMSLGVFDKYEDAQQAVDFLSDRDFPVENCMIVGTDLRQVERVTGRLTMGRVALAGGVTGIWLGLFVGLIFALFAPSGDAFMTVLWSMMFGAVFALVWALIGQAMTRGQRDFTSVSQVIATRYEVLTEHKFAQRARDLLVELPHGLGATAYQRPAPGAAAAGQPGPQQPGPQHPGPQQPGPQQPGPQQPPQGPPAADQRPQD, encoded by the coding sequence GTGACCAGCATCCCCAGCAGCGGTGGGGGCCGACGCCTGAGCGGCCTGACCCTTGAGTACCCGATGTCACTGGGCGTCTTCGACAAGTACGAGGACGCCCAGCAGGCTGTCGACTTCCTTTCCGACCGTGATTTCCCGGTCGAGAACTGCATGATCGTGGGCACCGACCTGCGTCAGGTCGAGCGGGTGACCGGACGACTGACCATGGGGCGCGTTGCCCTGGCCGGTGGCGTGACCGGCATCTGGCTCGGCCTCTTCGTCGGTCTCATCTTCGCCCTGTTCGCCCCCAGCGGCGACGCCTTCATGACCGTCCTGTGGTCGATGATGTTCGGTGCCGTCTTCGCCCTCGTCTGGGCGCTGATCGGTCAGGCGATGACGCGCGGACAGCGCGACTTCACGTCCGTCTCCCAGGTCATCGCGACCCGCTACGAGGTGCTCACCGAGCACAAGTTCGCGCAGCGGGCCCGCGATCTGCTGGTCGAGCTGCCCCATGGGCTCGGGGCCACGGCCTACCAGCGACCGGCACCGGGTGCGGCGGCTGCGGGTCAGCCTGGACCCCAGCAGCCGGGACCCCAGCACCCGGGACCCCAGCAGCCTGGACCCCAGCAGCCTGGACCCCAGCAGCCCCCGCAGGGACCGCCCGCAGCCGACCAGCGCCCGCAGGACTGA
- a CDS encoding aminopeptidase P family protein translates to MSEKQHKAEHRSRPNSPAFRAFIASGWAEHGDPLPEQTEAAQYAAARREAVSSAFEGERLVVPAGGLKVRSNDTDYVFRPHTAFAHLTGLGSDREPDAVLVLDPLEDGGHEAVLYFRPLAGQDTEEFFADSRVGEFWVGARPTLAGMAAELGVETRDLSELPDAVAKDAGAVTVRVVREADAEVTTLVETARAQAAEHQVEAAVDADLELSRFLSTMRLVKDEWEIDQMQDACDATADAFDAVVAELPEAVRRGRGERWVEGVFGLHARHSGNGVGYDSICAAGDHATTLHWIRNTGEVLDGDLLLLDAGVELDSLFTADVTRTVPVNGTFTQIQRKIYEAVLEAQEAGIAAARPGNKFSDIHAAAIRVIATRLHEWGLLPDGVTVEETLDPEHGQQHRRWMVHGTSHHLGLDVHDCALALREDYMDAELTPGMVLTVEPGLYFKADDLLVPEEYRGIGVRIEDDIVITEDGCRNLSASLPRTADDVEAWVRAGGERSA, encoded by the coding sequence GCCGCAGCGCGCCGGGAGGCGGTCTCCTCCGCCTTCGAGGGGGAACGGTTGGTGGTCCCCGCAGGTGGACTCAAGGTCCGCAGCAACGACACCGACTACGTCTTCCGGCCGCACACCGCCTTCGCCCACCTGACCGGCCTGGGCTCCGACCGCGAGCCCGACGCGGTGCTCGTCCTGGACCCGCTCGAGGACGGTGGTCACGAGGCCGTCCTGTATTTCCGCCCGCTCGCCGGGCAGGACACCGAGGAGTTCTTCGCCGACTCCCGCGTCGGTGAGTTCTGGGTGGGAGCCCGCCCGACGCTGGCTGGCATGGCCGCCGAGCTCGGCGTCGAGACCCGCGACCTGTCCGAGCTGCCCGACGCCGTGGCCAAGGACGCCGGTGCCGTCACGGTCCGCGTGGTGCGCGAGGCCGACGCCGAGGTGACCACGCTCGTCGAGACCGCCCGCGCCCAGGCCGCCGAGCACCAGGTCGAGGCGGCCGTCGATGCCGATCTCGAGCTCTCCCGCTTCCTGTCCACGATGCGCCTGGTCAAGGACGAGTGGGAGATCGACCAGATGCAGGACGCGTGCGACGCCACCGCCGACGCTTTCGACGCCGTCGTAGCCGAGCTTCCCGAGGCCGTGCGCCGTGGCCGCGGCGAGCGCTGGGTCGAGGGTGTCTTCGGGTTGCATGCCCGCCACAGCGGCAACGGGGTCGGTTATGACTCGATCTGCGCGGCGGGTGACCACGCGACCACACTGCACTGGATCCGCAACACCGGCGAGGTGCTCGACGGAGACCTGCTGCTGCTGGACGCCGGCGTCGAGCTCGACTCCCTGTTCACCGCAGACGTGACCCGCACGGTGCCGGTCAACGGCACGTTCACGCAGATCCAGCGCAAGATCTATGAAGCTGTGCTGGAGGCGCAGGAGGCTGGCATCGCCGCTGCCCGCCCCGGCAACAAGTTCAGCGACATCCACGCCGCAGCGATCCGGGTCATCGCCACCCGCCTGCACGAGTGGGGTCTGCTCCCGGATGGAGTCACCGTCGAGGAGACGCTGGACCCCGAGCACGGCCAGCAGCACCGGCGGTGGATGGTGCACGGCACCAGCCACCACCTCGGTCTCGACGTGCACGACTGTGCCCTCGCGCTGCGGGAGGACTACATGGACGCCGAGCTGACGCCGGGGATGGTGCTGACGGTCGAGCCAGGCCTCTATTTCAAGGCCGACGACCTGCTGGTGCCGGAGGAGTATCGCGGCATCGGCGTGCGGATCGAGGACGACATCGTGATCACCGAGGACGGGTGCCGCAACCTGTCGGCCTCCCTGCCTCGCACCGCCGACGACGTCGAGGCGTGGGTCCGGGCGGGCGGCGAGCGCTCCGCCTGA